TGAGGCCCACCATTGATAAAATAGACTTTAAAGTCCTTGATTAAGCTCCGCACTATTTCCATACTGCGAACAAGATGTCCCATGCCTGTTAGATACTGACAGTAAAACAGAATTTTTTTCATGAATATCTCCTTTCAGTGACCAGTGACCAGCGATCGGTGACCAGTGACCAGTGACCAGTGACCGATGGCTACGAACAACTAACAACTAACAACTAACAATTTCTCTAAATTTACTTCCTTCACCCTTGGACGTAGAAGCATAGAAATATAGTGAGTAATGCGAGGCAAAGCATTCATATCTAAGTCAAAAGCAGGAGTTAAATGCTGCTGATTTAGCTGATTCAAAACTTCTGTCATCAAAACTTGTGGGTTGAGATTGTCCGGATGAAGAGTTTTAACTAAACCCAAGTCAGCCAATCGTTCTGCACGTATTATCTGTTCCCGAGATGGCTTAATCCGGGGTACAATGACAGCAGATTTTTTTAGAGACAGGATTTCACAAATAGTATTGTAGCCACTCATTGATACGATCGCATCTGCTGCACCAATGTAGCTTATCAAATCATCTGTAAATTCCTTAATTTGAACTTGTGGATACTTTTTTGCCATCTGGTATAGCTCTCTTTTTTCCTCTTCTGGCATCTCCGGACCACAAATCACTAAACTTTTCACGTTGTGTTGTGCTGGCATCAAATCTAACCCAGAAAGATAAGTCTTAACCAAGTAATAGCCATCTTCTCCTCCACCAGGAGTTACTAAAACCAGTTTTTCTTGAGGTAGCACTTGTAAGTTTTGTCTTATCCAAGTCCGGCTTGTCAGTCCGGGTTGACGGCGAATGTAACCACAATAACGTACTTTATGAGCTACCCCGAGCGGAAATTGATATTCTTCAACAGCGTTAAAAACTTTTGGTGTTCCTACCACTAGGACAAGATCGTAAAACTCCTCAATTGCATCATAATAGCTGTTCTTTTGCCAATCTGCGGTAGTCGTTTCCGGGCTATCTAAAATATCTCGCAGCAGCAAGACAAGTTTTGTTTTCGAGAGTGTAGTTTGTAAATATTCTAAAGTTGCTGTCAACTCATTTTTTAGCCCGTAAGGCTTTTTATCTATTAAAAATAAATCTGGTTGGTAATTTGCAACGACTGATAATATTAAATCTGACCGTAACTTTACTGTTTCATCGACATCACAACCCAAATACTTAACTGTTACATTGCCTGTTTTCCCACGATTCAAGCAGGGAAGTTTGATA
This genomic interval from Scytonema hofmannii PCC 7110 contains the following:
- a CDS encoding glycosyltransferase family protein, translated to MKLLVYSHDAFGLGNIRRMVAICEYLLSEIENLSILLISGSPMLHGFRLPKGLDYIKLPCLNRGKTGNVTVKYLGCDVDETVKLRSDLILSVVANYQPDLFLIDKKPYGLKNELTATLEYLQTTLSKTKLVLLLRDILDSPETTTADWQKNSYYDAIEEFYDLVLVVGTPKVFNAVEEYQFPLGVAHKVRYCGYIRRQPGLTSRTWIRQNLQVLPQEKLVLVTPGGGEDGYYLVKTYLSGLDLMPAQHNVKSLVICGPEMPEEEKRELYQMAKKYPQVQIKEFTDDLISYIGAADAIVSMSGYNTICEILSLKKSAVIVPRIKPSREQIIRAERLADLGLVKTLHPDNLNPQVLMTEVLNQLNQQHLTPAFDLDMNALPRITHYISMLLRPRVKEVNLEKLLVVSC